TTTTATGTCAAAATCTTTTTTTAGCTATACTTTAGATTAACATTTAACATCCCCCCCCTTGTGATCTATACCGTTGGATATTCAGGTATTACTGTGTGTGTAACAGCTAAAacaagagggaggagggaaaataAAGGCAGTGAACTTGGACGGATGCATCAACAACAGCAGATAAAGCTAACCCCTCAGTGACCATAGCAGCATGTCTTCTGGAAGCCTTTACTCTTACCCCAGAGATTTCCTcagccccttccctctctccctcctatCCTTCAAACACAAAGCCAACAGTCTGTCCTTTCGCTTTTCTTGAGGAGAAATGTGCAGTGGAAATGATCAAAACAAGATACTGTGGAAGAACGACGTGAGCGTGAATTATTCACCGTATGTTTCGTCCGTGGACATCTCTCTTCAATTCATTCCCCTGGCCTTCTCCTCTCCTCGCCTTCCTATTAGGAGGAGCCCATCATTTTTCATGTTACTAGCATGATTAATATAGTAGGTGGCCCAGGGCCGTTCCTGAGATTCttttgccaacaaaaaaaaaattaataataataaaattaaaaaatggggtGGGTTTGCCGTTTTCTTATTTGTGTGTGAAGACGGACTAAAGCTGAGGTCCGATTTTGGCTGTGCTTGCTTGCTCACTGATTGGTAACATTTGGCAAATAAAACACAAGAAATCAAacgaaataaaaaagagaatcagGATTTCCCACAATCCTATATGAGTGTTTTCAGCATCACAGAGAATCACAACGTCCCCAAAGAACTAATGGATCTTCCTCTCGATTTCCGGGAGCATGGAGTGAGTGTGGGTGGGCGCGTGGGGAGAGCTGGCCCCACGCTCAGAAGGAAAGCCAGGTCGCTAAAGCTGCCGAGAGAGATACCAGGAGCACGGGGAACGCCGGGAGCAGGGACCCCGCCGCCCCGTTGCCGCTGCCGCAGAGTTCGAATAAGCTGCCTTGGATGTTGAGGTTTTTGGATTCTTTTCTCAGTTTATCCCACATATCTTTCGCCCCTTCCTGGCAATCCGTAAGGGCTGTGACCGTGCAGCTGTGGAAATCCTCCCAGTATCTGGTGaggaacagaacaaaacagaagaagCAGGTTCACTTGGAGCGCCGGGAGGACCCCGGGCTCGAGCCCCTGCGCCTCCCCGCTCGCGGCCCCGCAATCTTCCCGGGGTGTCCCCTCCCTACCTTCTCTTCACCGCCCTGGCGCCTGGGCTGCGCGAGGTCGGGACTCGTGGGACCTCCGCCTACCCCAGAAGCAGCTGTCTAaagcgggggtgggggggcgccCCCTCCTGACTGGTTTTCCCTTCCAGATGCCGGGAGAGGACTAGGCAGCCGGGAGCCGGGTCGTGCACCCGCTGTGGCGCGCTGGCACCTCGGCCTCCGCAAACAGATTGCTCGCCCTCCTCGGGGAAAGCTAGGAAAACAGTGCTAAGCCTCACAAGCTGCCGCCCATTAATGCCTCTTAGCTTGCAAGATGGGTTACTAGCTGTGAGCACGGCCCTCCCCTCGGGGCTTCTTCCATTCTCCTCCCCCTCGCCCCTTctgtctccctccttctccaCGCCGCGGTACTCTCGCCTTCGCCCTCattctctccctccacccactaCCTCTTCGTTTTGTTTTCCGTTCTCctgattttccctttctttctttttccattccgtctgctttcctctcttccgttccccacttcctcttcctccttcccccaaccTGCCTGGATCCTCCTTGCTCTCCACAGTTCCCGGCTCAGATTCGGCCTGGAgactcctgcctgcctctcttcTCCCCGGGGTCGGTGAGTGTTAGTGGCCGAGCACCTGGGGCCGGCCTCGTAGCCTTCTTCTGCTCTTGCAAATCCCAGTGCCCCAGGCCTGCGCGTTGGGTCCCTCCTGTTTCTCCCTCCCCAGTTTTTTCCGTGGGCTTGGGCCCCATGGGGCTTCCTCCCCACAGCTTTCAGGATGTAGCGCCAGCCTCCAAGGCCGGAACTGCGGAGAGGGCGTGGTGCCCACCTCTGCCAACCCTCGAGGACCCCCCCCACCCTCTGTCCTCCTCTTGCGGTCGGTTCCCAGAGCCTGGCCCCTAACTCAACcacttcctcctcccaggctcagctCCTAGACCCGCCCCCACAACCTTCATCCAACCTGTCCCTTTTGATTGTCCCCTTTCTTCTGAAAACCCAAAATAGATCCTGAGACTAAATATAATCCCAACCCGTGATCGATTCCTGGGGCGCTGTCTCCTTTCAGAGCTGGGTCGATCTGTGCGTCTCTGTAACTCCGGGATGGTGCCCACCTCCCCGGGCCTTGAGCACCAGGTCACAGGGGCCTGCTCTCTACAGGGTTTGGTTgtattttctcctctctctcccttctgctGGCTGGCCTGGACTGTAAGCACATTGAAGGCAGGCACTATGTTAATTTATGAGTACTGGAGGGACACAGGGCTTCCAGGTTCCTCAACTTGTAATAAACAGCAACATTTGGACATTAGGAGGCCCAGGGAGG
The nucleotide sequence above comes from Nomascus leucogenys isolate Asia chromosome 8, Asia_NLE_v1, whole genome shotgun sequence. Encoded proteins:
- the NRN1 gene encoding neuritin yields the protein MGLKLNGRYISLILAVQIAYLVQAVRAAGKCDAVFKGFSDCLLKLGDSMANYPQGLDDKTNIKTVCTYWEDFHSCTVTALTDCQEGAKDMWDKLRKESKNLNIQGSLFELCGSGNGAAGSLLPAFPVLLVSLSAALATWLSF